Proteins from a genomic interval of Microbacterium esteraromaticum:
- a CDS encoding endo-alpha-N-acetylgalactosaminidase family protein — MKTPRRWAGVGLGAALVITGLSPLAAAPAFSADATPEGITLRTGALEVHASGTFPQVVQYTDRASGAVMHGNNAALAELEINGTAQPVEVRSKKIDGSTAEYTLTPTALDDVEFTARLSVKQNVVTLAFTEIIDPDKKVATLRIPGHDLVTVSSAQPGAHIATADLSVDRAVSGDKFLPITADTALDPKPVSTNTVIANTSELAATFTTNAMYDDSSGPAHKDSGNFWRQIVKDGDDVEVGVSSGQWLYRAKGAPETEELPWVKVAITSDANGDGTVDWQDGAIALRDLRVAPFKGDQTPNNVITHIPFNFASQATHPFLRTLDDVKRIAQNTDGLGQVALLKGYTSEGHDSANTDYGDNFNERAGGLDDLNKTLKAGEKWNASFGVHINATEIYPEANSFSDEIMDPRAPGWNWLDQSYYIDQRYDTNEGLLDQRISELADATHDNLDMVYVDVYYKYGWLAKKIQESLIDNDFRVASEWADKLAANNTWSHWATDEKYGGSTNKGVNSQILRFVNNTQSDTWNPDPRLGTAHIIEFEGWTGQNDFNAFLENVWTANVPAKFVQHHEIMRWTDDAIDLADDVRITGTTASDRSITVDGDEVLRGDTYLLPWSSKPGQKVDKMYHYNPAGGETTWTLTDTFAKNRSLQLFALGDGGRTKIADVAVVDGAVTIDAEAGQPYVLVGGKKGDSGSALPKKVAFGEGTTITDPGFNLTDLDAWNPRGTVSIDRDAKGRRAALFGEGASSISQRLDKLPAGEYTASAWVGVDKDKTREVTLGIDVPKGSDATVTIDSSKAVNYVASDEWHGTTLQRLKVHFTVPAQGNGKTTLTIAAGDGDAPVRVDDVRIIEAKAPTLGDDVIAREDFEDTDAGWGPFFKGSAGGTNDPRTHIAKRNDYTQKGWNGRKIDNILNGEYSLMAHQENRGLVYRTSDYSVPFEPGQRYRVSFDYQSTDAGQYAWVTGYDSSTGPRITASTEFGAVHETTRFEQIVDASACGDTFVGLNRIGGGAADLIVDDFTVEHLGASEAVPACAQLSGALGADVIQQGTSTEFTTTFTSDEGSAIENVEVSLTLPEGWTAEAVTSATAASIDPKGTLVTRWSITAPADVDGSYDIGATATYTTTVDPVGEREVTSVTKVKTLPKAPTTTVFASDHDWVTASNGWGPVERDMSNGPQGAGDGTPLTLNGVVYEKGLGAHAPSTIKYFLGGQCSTFTADVGIDDAQASRGTVIFSVKVDGETVVTSPLQTATSETFALTADVSGGQFVELIADTTPDGNGNDHADWADAKFTCG; from the coding sequence ATGAAGACCCCTCGTAGATGGGCCGGAGTGGGGCTGGGCGCAGCCCTCGTCATCACAGGCCTGTCGCCACTCGCAGCAGCTCCGGCGTTCAGCGCCGACGCCACCCCAGAAGGCATCACCCTGCGCACCGGCGCCCTTGAGGTGCACGCCTCCGGCACGTTCCCCCAGGTCGTGCAGTACACCGATCGCGCCAGCGGCGCCGTCATGCACGGCAACAACGCAGCCCTCGCCGAGCTCGAGATCAACGGAACGGCGCAACCGGTAGAGGTGCGCTCGAAGAAGATCGACGGCTCCACCGCCGAGTACACCCTCACCCCGACGGCGCTCGACGACGTCGAGTTCACGGCGCGGCTCAGCGTCAAGCAGAACGTCGTCACGCTCGCGTTCACCGAGATCATCGACCCCGACAAGAAGGTCGCCACACTGCGCATCCCCGGGCACGATCTCGTCACCGTGTCATCAGCGCAGCCGGGTGCGCACATCGCCACGGCCGACCTGTCGGTTGACCGCGCGGTCTCCGGTGACAAGTTCCTCCCCATCACCGCCGACACCGCCCTCGACCCCAAGCCGGTCTCAACGAACACTGTTATCGCTAACACATCCGAGCTGGCCGCGACCTTCACGACCAACGCGATGTACGACGACTCGTCGGGGCCCGCGCACAAGGACTCCGGCAACTTCTGGCGCCAGATCGTCAAGGACGGCGACGACGTCGAGGTCGGCGTCTCGAGCGGCCAGTGGCTGTACCGCGCCAAGGGCGCCCCCGAGACCGAGGAACTGCCCTGGGTCAAGGTGGCCATCACCTCAGATGCCAACGGCGACGGCACCGTCGACTGGCAAGACGGCGCCATCGCACTGCGCGACCTGCGCGTCGCCCCGTTCAAGGGCGATCAGACGCCCAACAACGTCATCACGCACATCCCGTTCAACTTCGCCTCACAGGCCACCCACCCGTTCCTGCGCACGCTCGACGACGTCAAGCGCATCGCGCAGAACACCGACGGGCTCGGTCAGGTCGCATTGCTGAAGGGCTACACCAGCGAAGGCCATGACTCGGCGAACACCGACTACGGCGACAACTTCAATGAGCGCGCCGGCGGCCTCGACGACCTCAACAAGACTCTCAAGGCCGGCGAGAAATGGAACGCCTCGTTCGGGGTGCACATCAACGCCACCGAGATCTACCCCGAGGCGAACTCGTTCAGCGACGAGATCATGGACCCCCGGGCACCGGGCTGGAACTGGCTCGACCAGTCGTACTACATCGACCAGCGCTACGACACCAATGAGGGCCTGCTCGACCAGCGCATCAGCGAACTGGCCGACGCCACTCACGACAACCTCGACATGGTCTACGTCGACGTCTACTACAAGTACGGGTGGCTGGCGAAGAAGATCCAGGAATCCCTCATCGACAACGACTTCCGCGTGGCGTCCGAGTGGGCCGACAAGCTCGCGGCGAACAACACCTGGTCGCACTGGGCTACCGACGAGAAGTACGGCGGCTCGACCAACAAGGGCGTCAACTCGCAGATCCTGCGCTTCGTGAACAACACGCAATCCGACACCTGGAACCCCGACCCCCGTCTGGGCACCGCTCACATCATCGAGTTCGAGGGGTGGACCGGTCAGAACGATTTCAACGCCTTCCTCGAGAACGTCTGGACGGCCAACGTGCCGGCGAAGTTCGTGCAGCACCACGAGATCATGCGCTGGACCGACGATGCCATCGACCTCGCCGACGACGTGCGGATCACCGGCACGACGGCATCCGACCGCTCGATCACCGTCGACGGCGACGAGGTGCTGCGCGGCGACACCTACCTGCTGCCGTGGTCGTCGAAGCCCGGCCAGAAGGTCGACAAGATGTACCACTACAACCCTGCCGGCGGTGAGACCACCTGGACCCTCACCGACACCTTCGCGAAGAACCGCTCGCTGCAGCTGTTCGCGCTGGGCGACGGCGGCCGCACCAAGATCGCCGACGTCGCCGTGGTCGACGGTGCCGTCACCATCGATGCCGAGGCGGGCCAGCCCTACGTGCTCGTCGGCGGAAAGAAGGGCGACTCCGGCAGCGCTCTGCCGAAGAAGGTGGCCTTCGGTGAAGGCACCACGATCACCGACCCGGGCTTCAATCTCACCGACCTCGATGCCTGGAACCCCCGTGGCACCGTGAGCATCGATCGCGATGCCAAGGGGCGCCGTGCGGCGCTGTTCGGCGAGGGGGCGTCGTCGATCTCGCAGCGTCTCGACAAGCTGCCCGCCGGCGAGTACACCGCCAGCGCCTGGGTCGGCGTCGACAAGGACAAGACGCGCGAGGTCACGCTCGGCATTGACGTGCCGAAGGGGTCGGATGCCACCGTCACGATCGACTCGTCGAAGGCGGTCAACTATGTGGCATCCGACGAGTGGCACGGCACGACCCTGCAACGACTGAAGGTGCACTTCACCGTGCCCGCTCAGGGCAACGGCAAGACGACGCTGACGATCGCCGCCGGCGACGGCGACGCGCCGGTGCGCGTCGACGACGTGCGCATCATCGAGGCGAAGGCACCGACGCTGGGCGACGACGTGATCGCCCGCGAGGACTTCGAAGACACGGATGCCGGATGGGGGCCGTTCTTCAAGGGCAGCGCCGGGGGCACCAATGACCCGCGTACTCACATCGCCAAGCGCAACGACTACACGCAGAAGGGGTGGAACGGTCGCAAGATCGACAACATCCTGAACGGCGAGTACTCGCTGATGGCCCACCAGGAGAACCGCGGGCTCGTCTACCGCACGTCTGACTACTCGGTGCCGTTCGAGCCAGGGCAGCGCTACCGCGTCTCGTTCGACTACCAGTCGACCGATGCCGGCCAGTACGCCTGGGTCACCGGCTACGACTCGTCGACCGGACCGCGCATCACCGCGAGCACCGAGTTCGGTGCCGTGCACGAGACCACGCGGTTCGAGCAGATCGTGGATGCCAGCGCCTGCGGCGACACGTTCGTGGGCCTGAACCGCATCGGCGGCGGCGCGGCTGACCTGATCGTCGATGACTTCACCGTCGAGCACCTCGGGGCATCCGAAGCGGTCCCCGCGTGCGCGCAGCTGAGTGGTGCATTGGGTGCCGACGTGATCCAGCAGGGCACGTCGACCGAGTTCACGACCACGTTCACCTCTGACGAGGGCTCGGCGATCGAGAATGTCGAGGTCTCGCTGACCCTGCCCGAGGGATGGACGGCCGAAGCCGTGACCTCGGCGACCGCTGCATCGATCGATCCGAAGGGCACGCTGGTGACCCGCTGGAGCATCACCGCGCCGGCCGACGTCGACGGCTCGTACGACATCGGCGCCACGGCCACATACACCACCACCGTCGATCCCGTCGGCGAGCGCGAGGTCACCAGCGTGACGAAGGTGAAGACGCTGCCGAAGGCACCCACGACCACCGTGTTCGCCAGCGATCACGACTGGGTGACGGCCAGCAATGGCTGGGGCCCCGTCGAGCGCGATATGTCGAACGGGCCGCAGGGCGCGGGCGACGGCACGCCGCTGACGCTGAACGGCGTCGTGTACGAGAAGGGGCTGGGTGCGCACGCGCCCAGCACCATCAAGTACTTCCTCGGCGGGCAGTGCAGCACCTTCACGGCCGACGTCGGCATCGACGACGCACAGGCGTCCCGAGGAACGGTGATCTTCTCGGTGAAGGTCGACGGCGAGACCGTCGTGACCTCGCCGCTGCAGACGGCCACCAGCGAGACGTTCGCCCTCACCGCCGATGTAAGCGGTGGCCAGTTCGTCGAACTGATCGCCGACACCACGCCCGACGGCAACGGCAACGACCACGCCGACTGGGCCGACGCGAAGTTCACCTGCGGCTGA
- the dcd gene encoding dCTP deaminase, which translates to MLLSDRDIKAELESGRIGLSPFDDEMVQPSSVDVRLDRYFRLFDNHKYPFIDPSVDQPELTRLIEVDPDEPFILHPGEFALGATFEQVTLPNDVAARLEGKSSLGRLGLITHSTAGFVDPGFSGHVTLELANVATLPIKLWPGMKIGQFCFFRLTSPAENAYGSGPYGNRYQGQRGPTASRAFQNFHRTDVSTTDAGAIGG; encoded by the coding sequence GTGCTTCTCAGCGACCGCGACATCAAGGCAGAACTCGAATCGGGCCGCATCGGGCTCTCGCCGTTCGACGACGAGATGGTGCAGCCGTCGAGTGTCGATGTGCGCCTCGACCGGTACTTCCGTCTCTTCGATAACCACAAGTACCCGTTCATCGATCCGTCGGTCGATCAGCCCGAGCTCACGCGCCTGATCGAGGTCGATCCCGACGAGCCGTTCATCCTGCATCCGGGAGAGTTCGCCCTCGGGGCGACCTTCGAGCAGGTGACGCTGCCCAACGACGTGGCCGCCCGGCTGGAAGGCAAGTCGTCTCTCGGACGTCTGGGGCTCATCACGCACTCGACCGCGGGCTTCGTCGACCCGGGCTTCAGCGGGCACGTCACGTTGGAGCTCGCCAACGTCGCCACCCTGCCGATCAAACTCTGGCCCGGCATGAAGATCGGCCAGTTCTGCTTCTTCCGGCTCACCTCGCCGGCAGAGAACGCCTACGGTTCGGGACCGTACGGCAACCGCTACCAGGGGCAGCGCGGGCCCACGGCATCCCGCGCATTCCAGAACTTCCACCGCACCGATGTGAGCACGACCGATGCGGGAGCGATCGGAGGCTGA
- a CDS encoding ABC transporter permease: protein MTAIQAGAVRTRTSPYRVNFVHQVRSELLKLLSVRGTWWSVAIVAVLNVGLAFAITWALEAPADVMMAVVAPVQFTMLLAGILGVISVTGEYSTGMIRSTLTANPVRGAVLAAKGVVLAVFMFVVASVIMVASAVAITPLAASRDLSIAWSEPEQSILPILSAAGAMALFAILGVGLAFVLRSGAGAIAVTVGILFVLPIIVSLLIGFIPDIAWLQTLGDYLPSNAVQSAVMPSEEWGLSRGEAWLALTGWSAAALLGGWAVLRGRDA from the coding sequence ATGACCGCGATCCAGGCCGGTGCCGTGCGCACCCGCACCAGTCCCTACCGGGTGAACTTCGTGCACCAGGTGCGCAGCGAACTGCTCAAGCTGCTGAGCGTGCGCGGCACCTGGTGGTCGGTGGCGATCGTCGCCGTGCTGAACGTGGGGCTCGCCTTCGCGATCACCTGGGCGCTGGAGGCACCCGCCGACGTGATGATGGCCGTCGTCGCCCCCGTGCAGTTCACCATGCTGCTGGCCGGCATCCTCGGCGTGATCTCGGTGACGGGCGAATACTCGACCGGCATGATCCGCTCGACGCTCACCGCCAACCCGGTGCGCGGCGCGGTGCTCGCCGCCAAGGGCGTGGTGCTGGCAGTGTTCATGTTCGTCGTGGCGTCGGTGATCATGGTCGCCAGCGCGGTGGCGATCACTCCTCTGGCCGCATCGCGAGACCTGAGCATCGCTTGGAGCGAACCCGAGCAGTCGATCCTGCCGATCCTGTCTGCGGCGGGCGCGATGGCACTGTTCGCCATCCTCGGTGTCGGACTCGCCTTCGTGCTGCGCTCGGGGGCCGGAGCGATCGCGGTGACCGTCGGCATCCTGTTCGTGCTGCCGATCATCGTCAGCCTGCTGATCGGCTTCATCCCCGACATCGCCTGGCTGCAGACGCTCGGCGACTACCTGCCCTCGAACGCGGTGCAGAGCGCCGTGATGCCCTCGGAGGAGTGGGGGCTGAGCCGCGGTGAGGCGTGGCTGGCTCTCACGGGATGGTCAGCGGCTGCACTGCTGGGCGGTTGGGCTGTACTGCGCGGTCGCGACGCCTGA
- a CDS encoding ABC transporter ATP-binding protein: protein MITAEGLSKRYGDKLAVDNVSFTVRPGSVTGFLGPNGAGKSTTMRMIVGLDRPSTGRVTVNGNDYAKLRAPLTEVGVLLDAKAVHTGRSARNHLKAMAATHGIPTSRVDEVIEITGLGSVAGKRAGGFSLGMGQRLGIAAALLGDPHTLILDEPVNGLDPEGVRWVRQFVRHAASEGRTVLLSSHLMSEMSQTADHVIVLGRGKVLADAPLPELVRAWTTARVLVRSPRASELADMLTAPEVEIVAADRFTLDVTGLPASRIGDLAAERGIAIHELTPTSGSLEDAYLALTGDSVEYRTRAVPQGGAQLEEALA from the coding sequence ATGATCACAGCAGAAGGTCTCAGCAAGCGCTACGGTGACAAGCTCGCCGTCGACAACGTGTCGTTCACGGTGCGACCGGGCAGTGTCACCGGCTTTCTCGGCCCCAACGGCGCCGGCAAGTCGACCACCATGCGCATGATCGTGGGCCTCGACCGCCCCTCCACTGGCCGCGTCACCGTCAACGGAAACGACTACGCGAAGCTGCGTGCGCCGCTCACCGAGGTGGGCGTGCTGCTCGATGCCAAGGCGGTGCACACCGGCCGCAGCGCGCGCAACCACCTCAAGGCGATGGCCGCGACTCATGGCATCCCCACGTCGCGCGTCGACGAGGTGATCGAGATCACCGGTCTGGGCTCGGTGGCGGGCAAGCGCGCCGGCGGATTCTCGCTCGGTATGGGGCAGCGCCTCGGCATCGCCGCCGCGCTGCTCGGCGACCCGCACACGCTGATCCTCGATGAGCCGGTCAACGGGCTCGACCCCGAAGGCGTGCGCTGGGTGCGTCAGTTCGTACGGCACGCAGCCTCCGAGGGCCGCACGGTGTTGCTCTCCAGTCACCTCATGAGCGAGATGTCGCAGACCGCCGATCACGTGATCGTGCTCGGCCGCGGCAAGGTGCTCGCCGACGCTCCGCTGCCCGAACTGGTGCGCGCGTGGACCACCGCCCGCGTGCTGGTGCGCAGCCCGCGGGCATCCGAACTCGCCGACATGCTCACCGCCCCCGAGGTCGAGATCGTCGCCGCCGACCGTTTCACGCTCGACGTCACCGGCCTGCCGGCCTCGCGCATCGGCGACCTCGCCGCCGAGCGCGGCATCGCCATCCATGAACTCACCCCCACCAGCGGTTCGCTCGAAGACGCGTACCTCGCCCTCACCGGCGATTCGGTCGAGTACCGCACCCGTGCCGTCCCGCAGGGCGGCGCCCAGCTCGAGGAGGCCCTCGCATGA
- a CDS encoding ASCH domain-containing protein yields MTIELLDTYWRRVRAEVPNLPAAVPEAWAFGATPEHADSLLELVLTGTKTGTASSVWDYEAAGDRMPEAGDLSVILDSAGEPQAVIRTTTVDIVPFGEVTAEHAHAEGEGDLSLAAWREIHERFWRNHSESPRGWEPDMPVLCERFELVHPLPAATDANA; encoded by the coding sequence ATGACCATCGAGCTGCTCGACACCTACTGGCGCCGAGTGCGCGCCGAGGTCCCGAACCTGCCCGCCGCCGTCCCCGAGGCCTGGGCGTTCGGCGCGACCCCCGAGCACGCCGATTCGCTGCTCGAGCTGGTGCTCACGGGCACCAAGACCGGAACCGCATCGTCGGTGTGGGACTACGAGGCCGCCGGGGATCGGATGCCCGAAGCCGGCGATCTGAGCGTGATCCTCGACAGCGCCGGTGAACCACAGGCCGTGATCCGCACGACGACAGTAGACATCGTGCCGTTCGGCGAGGTCACCGCCGAGCACGCGCACGCCGAGGGTGAGGGCGACCTCTCGCTGGCCGCCTGGCGTGAGATCCACGAGCGTTTCTGGCGCAATCACTCCGAGAGCCCGCGGGGCTGGGAACCCGACATGCCGGTGCTCTGCGAGCGATTCGAGCTCGTGCATCCGCTCCCCGCCGCAACCGACGCGAACGCATGA
- the cls gene encoding cardiolipin synthase has protein sequence MSALLSTNLIWLVSLLAAFTINIVALIYIPRERKPTAAMAWLLLIFLVPYGGIALYLLIGNFRLPKKRRGERARLTAVLGETDAGIHPDDPRWFQRVVEQNHGLTGIAEVDGSSLALIDDYQGSIDAMADAIDRAERYVHVAFYITAWDDTTRPFFTAMENAVKRGVTVRLLADHIASRKIPGAAETFAELDRIGVAWSWMLPVRPLKGEYQRPDLRNHRKLVVIDGVVAFVGSQNLISRDYNAAKNIKRGLKWHELIARVDGPAVAQVDAVFHADWKIETGENLDGEHVPASDIARAGDLRCQLVPSGPTFVTENNLRLFLSLIHGATERVILTSPYFVPDEAMIYAITTACQRGLDVQLFVSELGDQGLVYHAQRSYYETLLRAGVRIFLYPAPYILHAKHFSIDDDIAVIGSSNMDIRSFSLNAELSLLVRGESFVAQMREIEAKYREAGRELTLEEWRREPAKSTFLDGLARLTSALN, from the coding sequence ATGAGCGCGCTGCTGTCGACCAACCTCATCTGGCTGGTCTCGCTGCTCGCAGCGTTCACGATCAACATCGTCGCCCTGATCTACATCCCGCGCGAACGCAAGCCGACCGCCGCGATGGCTTGGCTGCTGCTGATCTTCCTGGTGCCGTACGGCGGCATCGCGCTGTACCTGCTGATCGGCAACTTCCGACTGCCGAAGAAGCGCCGCGGCGAGCGCGCCCGCCTGACCGCGGTGCTCGGCGAGACGGACGCGGGCATCCACCCGGACGACCCGCGCTGGTTCCAGCGCGTCGTCGAGCAGAACCATGGGCTCACCGGCATTGCTGAGGTCGACGGGTCATCCCTCGCGCTCATCGACGACTACCAGGGGTCGATCGACGCGATGGCGGATGCTATCGATCGGGCCGAGCGCTACGTTCACGTGGCGTTCTACATCACGGCGTGGGATGACACCACGCGCCCGTTCTTCACCGCGATGGAGAACGCCGTGAAGCGCGGCGTGACGGTGCGACTGCTCGCCGACCACATCGCCTCGCGCAAGATCCCCGGCGCCGCCGAGACCTTCGCCGAGCTCGATCGCATCGGCGTGGCCTGGTCGTGGATGCTGCCGGTGCGCCCGCTGAAGGGTGAGTACCAGCGCCCGGATCTGCGCAACCACCGCAAGCTCGTCGTGATCGACGGCGTCGTCGCTTTCGTGGGCTCGCAGAACCTCATCTCGCGCGACTACAACGCGGCCAAGAACATCAAGCGCGGCCTCAAGTGGCACGAGTTGATCGCGCGCGTCGATGGCCCTGCCGTCGCCCAGGTGGATGCTGTCTTCCACGCCGACTGGAAGATCGAGACCGGCGAGAATCTCGACGGCGAGCATGTTCCGGCATCCGACATCGCGCGGGCAGGCGACCTGCGCTGCCAGCTCGTGCCGAGCGGTCCCACGTTCGTCACCGAGAACAACCTGCGCCTGTTCCTGTCACTGATCCATGGCGCGACCGAGCGCGTGATCCTGACGAGCCCGTACTTCGTTCCCGATGAGGCGATGATCTACGCCATCACCACCGCGTGCCAGCGCGGTCTGGACGTGCAGCTGTTCGTCTCGGAGCTCGGCGACCAGGGGCTGGTCTACCACGCGCAGCGGTCGTACTACGAGACCCTGCTGCGCGCCGGGGTGCGCATCTTCTTGTACCCGGCACCGTACATCCTGCACGCCAAGCACTTCTCGATCGACGATGACATCGCGGTGATCGGATCGAGCAATATGGACATCCGCTCGTTCAGCCTCAACGCCGAGCTGTCGCTTCTGGTGCGGGGCGAGTCGTTCGTCGCGCAGATGCGCGAGATCGAAGCGAAGTACCGCGAGGCTGGCCGTGAGCTCACGCTCGAGGAGTGGCGGCGCGAGCCGGCGAAGTCGACGTTCCTCGACGGGCTGGCCCGCTTGACGTCGGCGCTGAACTGA
- a CDS encoding AraC family transcriptional regulator: MGAIDRLTPLFERFRVRTRLFHSGPLCGVTDFSSVGQGFLHVLRRGELDMTVVHDDGSVHRTHITRPSLLFFPRPIRHSFFNAPTDESDFACATLDFDGGATHPVVRTLPPVIVIDLDDLAELRPALELLFAEVDNVRCGRPVVADRLFEVVLIQVLRWMLDHTDALQLPPGLLPALGDERLAPTLIALHADPGRGWNLDLMAREANMSRSAFAARFKEVVGRTPADYLTDWRLSVAQDRLLSGASITAVSIDLGYSSPSAFTRAFTQRIGTPPRTWLAAAG; this comes from the coding sequence ATGGGCGCCATCGACCGACTGACCCCGCTGTTCGAGCGGTTCCGCGTGCGCACGCGTCTGTTCCACAGCGGCCCACTGTGCGGTGTCACCGACTTCTCGTCCGTCGGGCAGGGCTTTCTGCACGTGCTGCGGCGGGGCGAGCTCGACATGACGGTGGTCCACGACGATGGCAGTGTGCACCGCACCCACATCACGCGGCCGAGCCTGCTGTTCTTCCCCCGCCCGATCCGGCACTCCTTCTTCAATGCGCCCACCGATGAATCGGACTTCGCTTGCGCCACACTCGACTTCGACGGCGGCGCGACCCATCCCGTCGTGCGCACGCTGCCGCCGGTGATCGTGATCGATCTCGACGACCTCGCCGAGCTGCGCCCCGCGTTGGAGCTGCTGTTCGCCGAAGTCGACAACGTGCGCTGCGGGCGCCCGGTCGTCGCGGATCGCCTGTTCGAAGTGGTGCTCATCCAGGTGCTGCGGTGGATGCTCGATCACACCGACGCCCTGCAGCTGCCGCCCGGGCTGCTGCCAGCGCTCGGTGACGAACGACTGGCCCCCACGCTCATCGCGCTGCACGCCGACCCCGGACGGGGATGGAACCTCGACCTGATGGCCCGAGAGGCGAACATGTCGCGCAGTGCCTTCGCGGCCCGGTTCAAAGAGGTCGTCGGGCGCACCCCCGCCGACTACCTGACCGACTGGCGGCTCTCGGTGGCACAGGACAGACTGCTCTCGGGCGCCTCTATCACCGCGGTGTCGATCGACCTCGGCTACTCGAGTCCGTCCGCGTTCACCCGGGCGTTCACGCAGCGCATCGGAACCCCGCCGCGCACCTGGCTCGCCGCCGCCGGGTGA
- a CDS encoding carboxymuconolactone decarboxylase family protein, protein MPNVTLIAREDATGATAEHLDQIAGAFGAVPAMFRAVANSPSTLASMWGAFGAFGEGSLGPQLSELIAVAVADRNSCGYCLAAHTALGRKAGLTSEQLSAAQGGESDDRRTAALLAFALKLVDERGQTSSADLDVLREHGWTDEQIVETIGQVALNIFTNYVNISLDVPVDFAAVPLRRAAAPVA, encoded by the coding sequence ATGCCGAACGTCACTCTCATCGCCCGCGAAGACGCCACCGGAGCCACCGCAGAACACCTCGACCAGATCGCCGGTGCGTTCGGAGCGGTCCCCGCCATGTTCCGCGCCGTCGCCAACTCGCCTTCCACCCTGGCCAGCATGTGGGGTGCCTTCGGCGCGTTCGGCGAGGGCTCGCTCGGCCCGCAGCTCAGCGAGCTGATCGCCGTTGCCGTCGCCGACCGCAATTCCTGCGGGTACTGCCTGGCCGCGCACACCGCACTCGGCCGCAAGGCCGGACTGACGAGTGAGCAGCTCTCGGCCGCCCAGGGTGGCGAGTCCGACGACCGGCGCACCGCGGCTCTGCTGGCTTTCGCCCTGAAGCTCGTCGACGAGCGCGGCCAGACCTCGTCGGCCGACCTCGACGTGCTGCGCGAGCACGGCTGGACCGACGAGCAGATCGTCGAGACGATCGGACAGGTCGCCCTCAACATCTTCACGAACTACGTGAACATCTCGCTGGATGTGCCCGTCGACTTCGCGGCCGTGCCGCTGCGGCGCGCAGCGGCGCCTGTGGCCTGA